The Humulus lupulus chromosome 4, drHumLupu1.1, whole genome shotgun sequence genome has a window encoding:
- the LOC133831200 gene encoding thaumatin-like protein 1b: protein MNTQVLFSLTLTLFIVAGANATTITMKNNCQRPIWPATLTGDQKPQLSTTGFELAPGASRSVDIPGGRWTGRFWGRDRCSTDASGRFKCASGDCGSGRVECNGAGGAPPATLIELTVEGSGGQDFYDVSNVDGFNIPASVVPQGGRGECKQSSCPANINAACPAQLQLKSGNDVVGCLSACTKFNEDKYCCRGAHDKPETCPPSEFSKFFKDQCPEAYSYAYDDKTSTFTCFGGPNYLITFCP from the exons ATGAATACTCAAGTGCTCTTTAGTCTCACTTTAACTCTCTTCATTGTTGCAG GGGCAAATGCGACTACCATCACCATGAAAAACAACTGCCAAAGACCCATCTGGCCAGCAACCCTAACCGGCGACCAGAAACCTCAACTCTCAACAACCGGTTTCGAGTTAGCACCCGGCGCTAGCCGTTCCGTGGACATCCCAGGGGGACGTTGGACCGGCCGTTTCTGGGGCCGAGATCGTTGCTCGACCGACGCATCCGGTAGGTTCAAGTGCGCCTCCGGCGACTGTGGATCCGGTAGGGTGGAGTGCAACGGTGCAGGCGGAGCTCCTCCGGCCACTCTGATCGAACTGACCGTCGAAGGAAGCGGAGGACAAGATTTCTACGACGTGAGCAACGTGGACGGGTTCAACATTCCCGCCTCGGTTGTGCCACAAGGTGGTAGAGGTGAATGCAAGCAGTCATCGTGCCCGGCCAACATCAACGCCGCCTGCCCGGCTCAGCTCCAGTTGAAATCTGGAAACGACGTCGTTGGGTGTCTGAGCGCTTGCACCAAGTTCAACGAGGACAAGTACTGTTGTAGAGGGGCTCATGATAAGCCAGAGACATGTCCTCCGAGTGAATTTTCTAAATTCTTCAAGGATCAATGCCCTGAAGCTTACAGCTACGCTTATGATGATAAGACCAGCACCTTTACTTGCTTCGGTGGACCTAACTATCTCATCACTTTCTGCCCATGA
- the LOC133831201 gene encoding calcium-dependent protein kinase 1-like, with the protein MLIRDPKRRISAHDVLCHPWVRVGGVAPDKPLDSAILSRLKQFSAMNKLKKMAIRVIAESLSEEEIAGLKEMFKMIDTDSSGQITFEELKAGLKRFGANFKESEIYDLMQAADVDNSGTIDYGEFVAATLHLNKIEREDHLFTAFSYFDKDGSGYITQDELQHACEEFGVEDIRLEEMMQEVDQDNDGRIDYNEFVAMMQKGTIGVESSNFSLC; encoded by the exons ATGCTTATTCGAGATCCCAAAAGGCGGATATCTGCACATGATGTTTTGT GCCATCCCTGGGTTCGAGTTGGTGGTGTGGCTCCTGACAAGCCTCTCGATTCTGCAATATTAAGTCGATTGAAGCAATTCTCTGCAATGAACAAGCTCAAGAAAATGGCTATTAGA GTAATTGCAGAGAGCTTATCTGAAGAAGAAATTGCTGGCCTAAAAGAAATGTTCAAAATGATAGACACTGATAGTAGTGGTCAAATCACTTTTGAAGAACTTAAGGCTGGTTTGAAAAGATTCGGAGCTAATTTTAAGGAATCTGaaatttatgatttaatgcaaGCA GCAGATGTAGATAACAGTGGAACAATTGATTATGGAGAGTTTGTAGCAGCCACTTTGCATTTAAACAAAATTGAGAGAGAAGATCATTTGTTCACAGCATTTTCCTACTTCGATAAAGATGGAAGTGGCTACATTACTCAAGACGAGCTTCAACATGCTTGCGAGGAGTTTGGTGTAGAGGACATCCGCCTAGAAGAAATGATGCAAGAAGTTGATCAGGATAAT GATGGGCGCATAGATTATAACGAGTTCGTGGCGATGATGCAGAAAGGAACTATtggtgttgaaagtagtaacttttcactatgttga
- the LOC133832879 gene encoding uncharacterized protein LOC133832879 translates to MAEDGSHGTSAYDSSTTIVNLLCKFLAVQQRRAEAYSNLKRFLFPSALTIFFSFCISFSVPFFEEEISLIQGIFRVIEMESLFQNSEYDRVDLAKLLRSVQEQEKQKLNLNSNTSLPFSYSAILNVLKFRLESHIVLHYGFAFVLKKAGRPSERLVSHADCKFEKPMEHECVHVHEITEAVGTEEAEADAMYDKELKEAIRGLQDVVIAINEHLEEVRYEVVALESE, encoded by the exons ATGGCCGAAGATGGTAGCCATGGCACCTCCGCCTATGATTCCTCAACAACAATCGTTAATTTGCTTTGTAAATTTCTCGCCGTTCAGCAGCGTCGGGCCGAAGCCTATTCCAACCTCAAAAGGTTTCTCTTTCCTTCTGCTcttaccatttttttttctttctgcatCTCATTTTCCGTTCCTTTTTTTGAAGAAGAGATTTCTTTGATACAAGGGATTTTCAGA GTCATTGAAATGGAGTCCCTATTTCAGAATTCTGAGTACGATCGAGTTGATTTAGCTAAGCTTTTGAGATCTGTTCAAGAACAGGAAAAGCAGAAACTGAATTTG AACTCTAATACAAGCCTTCCCTTTTCTTATTCTGCCATTTTGAATGTTTTGAAGTTTCGTTTAGAGAGCCATATCGTTTTGCATTATGGTTTTGCCTTT GTACTAAAGAAGGCTGGTCGGCCATCAGAACGTTTGGTGAGCCATGCGGATTGCAAATTTGAGAAACCAATGGAGCATGAGTGTGTGCATGTCCATGAGATTACAGAAGCTGTTGGGACTGAAGAGGCAGAAGCAGATGCCATGTATGATAAAGAACTGAAGGAGGCCATTAGAGGATTACAGGATGTTGTGATTGCTATAAACGAGCATTTGGAAGAGGTCAGATATGAAGTTGTGGCCCTTGAATCTGAATGA